A section of the Humulus lupulus chromosome 2, drHumLupu1.1, whole genome shotgun sequence genome encodes:
- the LOC133818112 gene encoding DNA repair protein UVH3 isoform X1, whose product MGVHGLWELLAPVGRRVSVETLAGKKLAIDASIWMVQFMKAMRDEKGEMIRNAHLLGFFRRICKLLYLRTKPVFVFDGGTPALKRRTVIARRRMRENAQAKLRKTAEKLLLNHLKAMKLKEIAEDIKNQRQKNDAKGKKALTDQTNLVGSDFDKEDLSSINCNQEKLDEMLAASIMADDLANNSTKSTSSPCEEDGWDDEEMILPDMHGVDPAVLAALAPSLQLDVKQKQKQDNVDKGKKIVPDKAEINVDRDDSCNQEKLDEMLAASLMEEESRSFYYKTSTSSAPYPVEEDGDMDEDENGDEEMILPAMDGEVDPSILAALPPSMQLDLLVQIRERLMAENRQKYQKVKKDPAKFSELQIEAYLKTVAFRREIDQVQKVASGRGVDGVQTSRIASEANREFIFSSSFTGDKQVLSARSEKYGDKQQAEDPSSAMHAPASTSKSNTVNGTKPNNSRRVFEDNIETYHDERGRIRVSRVRAMGIRMTRDLQRNLDLMKEIENERTNVECLINESNPAVLETSSGKKFPETSSDGAESVTLEYTNEDSVVNNGASVEISFEDDGDIKYFEGDDEIFAHLVAENPLKLSSDNIMSSRNLSCGSDSDCSWEEGTTEVKDKSFSDDDKLRTELPSKGNNNDDSEVEWEEGVCEFTEHTSSDSKKVTSKGNLEEDAELQEAIRRSLEDLDGQKSYSAMPEDDKLEVPKGYSCEGNRIIDSENKVEGPVFSGDDGRKQNRLPCEILDDVENLDDEGLASISKSSDSSGSPKISRILIGSPCEVRISSLEQPLQDANKSANLSKEAQAPFAESVAPLKAKEVNVAGEDLLCTSNKVEGFSSSFNKFAKDGSHTSVLCDDSPGDWVEDQKIATEAKPSAPLVETTNKAVYSLKALTNDLACDIENEENLTAKKSPENCFQEIGHSLENSSLRDNDVFRVEVTEASLEEEIQVLAQERMALGDEQGKLERNAESVSSEMFTECQELLQMFGLPYIIAPMEAEAQCAYMELANLVDGVVTDDSDVFLFGARSVYKNIFDDRKYVETYFMKDVEKELGLTREQLIRMALLLGSDYTEGVSGIGIVNAIEVVHAFPEEDGLQKFRDWIESPDPTILGKFDNQTDSTARKRGSKMGDNVKSSKSKMEEASASHENISEAQEQKQSADHTQDIKKVFMDKHRKVSKNWHIPPIFPSEAVISAYICPQVDKSTEPFTWGKPDHFVLRKLCWDKFCWGSQKADDLLLPVLKEYNKHETQLRLEAFYTFNERFAKIRSKRIKKAVKGIAGKPSLEMMDDAVQEVSGTKKKRERPDGSGDNQSEKFPQETEQSVVRNQSNYRKKSIPKQSKKQKIPRDGLVSESPTLLDDREEISKKSRVSGSCRGRGRGRIAGRGKGKGVSKTSSSSSDGENENDEDVEEIQVGTLKRPLEVRKSTRLRKPVNYTANDSDIDDLDKLFDQGNEKYFDGKVSEQDLCENADSSLGQNEKDDVRNPSPRNGLDEDYLAGGGGFCPDNGKNDQPSVSQLGDSHLEADACEDYKAGGGFCMEESETSPDDNSISGQVSAAVLDNSDLFHCSGMERSDACISEQIFYQANSTVNDEESKSRGLLPEKDEDYTQTTPVGTLHAMPYLRKKRRKS is encoded by the exons ATGGGAGTTCACGGTCTTTGGGAATTACTGGCCCCCGTCGGCCGCCGCGTCTCCGTCGAAACCCTAGCCGGAAAGAAGCTTGCCATCG ATGCCAGTATATGGATGGTGCAGTTCATGAAGGCGATGAGGGACGAGAAGGGAGAGATGATACGGAACGCGCATTTGCTTGGATTCTTTCGCAGGATTTGCAAGCTTTTGTACCTGCGGACCAAGCCCGTCTTTGTCTTCGATGGTGGAACCCCGGCCCTCAAGCGCCGAACCGTCATTGCTCGACGAAGAATGCGTGAGAATGCTCAGGCCAAGCTCCGAAAAACTGCTGAGAAATTGCTGCTTAACCAT CTTAAGGCGATGAAGCTGAAAGAGATAGCAGAGGACATTAAGAATCAGAGGCAAAAAAATGATGCCAAGGGTAAGAAGGCCTTGACTGATCAGACTAACTTGGTGGGCAGTGATTTTGATAAAGAGGATTTGAGCTCCATTAATTGCAATCAGGAAAAGCTGGATGAAAT GCTGGCTGCATCTATTATGGCAGACGATTTAGCTAACAACTCGACAAAGTCTACTTCTAGTCCTTGTGAGGAAGATGGTTGGGATGATGAAGAAATGATACtg CCAGATATGCATGGAGTTGATCCAGCTGTATTAGCTGCTTTAGCACCGTCTCTGCAACTTGATGTTAAGCAG AAACAGAAGCAGGATAATGTTGATAAGGGTAAGAAGATTGTACCAGATAAAGCAGAGATCAATGTAGATAGGGACGATAGTTGCAACCAGGAAAAGTTGGATGAAAT GTTGGCAGCATCTCTTATGGAAGAAGAAAGTAGAAGTTTTTATTACAAAACATCAACATCTTCTGCTCCTTATCCTGTTGAGGAGGATGGTGATATGGATGAAGATGAGAATGGAGATGAAGAGATGATACTG CCAGCAATGGATGGTGAAGTTGATCCTTCCATACTAGCTGCTTTGCCTCCATCAATGCAACTTGACCTTCTTGTTCAA ATTAGAGAAAGGTTAATGGCCGAAAACAGGCAGAAGTATCAAAAGGTCAAGAAG GACCCTGCAAAGTTTTCTGAGTTACAGATAGAAGCATATCTTAAGACCGTTGCTTTCCGCCGGGAGATAGATCAAGTGCAGAAGGTCGCTTCTGGAAGAGGAGTAGATGGTGTACAGACTTCCCGAATAGCATCCGAGGCTAACAGAGAATTTATCTTCTCATCATCTTTCACTGGTGATAAACA GGTGCTGTCTGCGAGAAGTGAGAAATATGGAGATAAGCAACAGGCAGAAGATCCTTCAAGTGCCATGCATGCTCCTGCGTCTACCAGCAAGTCAAACACTGTGAATGGAACAAAACCTAACAACTCTAGAAGGGTTTTTGAAGACAATATTGAGACATATCATGATGAGAGAGGGCGAATTCGTGTCAGTAGAGTGAGAGCTATGGGTATTCGCATGACCCGTGATTTACAGAGGAATTTGGACTTGATGAAAGAGATTGAAAATGAGAGGACCAATGTTGAGTGTCTGATAAATGAAAGTAATCCTGCAGTTCTGGAAACTTCTTCAGGTAAAAAATTTCCAGAAACTTCAAGTGATGGTGCTGAATCTGTTACATTGGAATATACAAATGAAGATTCTGTGGTTAATAATGGTGCTTCTGTGGAGATTTCTTTTGAAGATGATGGTGACATCAAGTATTTTGAAGGTGATGATGAGATATTTGCTCATTTAGTAGCTGAAAATCCTCTTAAACTATCTTCTGATAATATCATGTCATCAAGGAACCTGTCTTGTGGTTCTGATTCAGACTGTTCCTGGGAGGAAGGTACTACTGAAGTGAAAGATAAGAGTTTCTCAGATGATGATAAGCTCAGAACTGAACTCCCTTCTAAAGgcaataataatgatgatagtgAAGTGGAATGGGAGGAAGGAGTGTGTGAATTTACTGAACATACTTCGTCTGATTCAAAAAAGGTAACTTCCAAAGGTAATTTGGAAGAAGATGCTGAATTGCAGGAGGCAATAAGGAGAAGTCTTGAAGATTTAGATGGTCAGAAATCTTATTCTGCAATGCCTGAAGATGACAAGCTGGAAGTTCCCAAAGGATATTCTTGTGAAGGTAATAGGATTATTGACTCAGAAAATAAGGTAGAAGGGCCAGTTTTTTCAGGGGATGATGGTAGAAAACAAAACAGATTACCTTGTGAAATTTTGGATGATGTTGAAAACCTGGATGACGAGGGTCTTGCAAGTATCTCAAAATCCTCTGATTCGTCTGGTAGTCCTAAAATTTCAAGGATACTGATTGGGTCACCATGTGAAGTTCGCATCAGTTCTTTGGAACAACCACTGCAAGATGCAAATAAAAGTGCTAATTTGTCCAAAGAAGCACAAGCACCATTTGCAGAATCTGTTGCTCCTTTAAAAGCAAAAGAGGTCAATGTGGCTGGGGAAGACCTTCTTTGTACTTCTAATAAGGTTGAGGGGTTCTCTTCCTCTTTTAATAAGTTTGCGAAAGATGGTTCTCACACATCTGTTTTGTGTGATGACAGTCCTGGTGATTGGGTTGAAGATCAGAAAATTGCTACTGAAGCTAAACCATCAGCCCCTTTGGTGGAGACAACCAACAAAGCTGTCTATTCATTGAAAGCATTGACGAATGATTTGGCATGTGATATTGAGAATGAAGAAAATTTAACTGCAAAGAAAAGTCCGGAAAATTGTTTCCAAGAAATTGGGCATAGCTTGGAGAATTCTTCATTAAGGGACAATGATGTTTTTCGGGTTGAAGTTACAGAGGCTAGTCTAGAGGAAGAAATTCAAGTTTTAGCCCAAGAACGTATGGCTCTTGGAGATGAGCAGGGAAAGCTGGAACGTAATGCAGAATCTGTTAGTAGTGAGATGTTCACAGAATGTCAG GAGCTGCTGCAAATGTTTGGATTACCATATATCATAGCACCAATGGAGGCCGAAGCTCAGTGTGCTTATATGGAGCTAGCAAACCTTGTTGATGGTGTTGTAACTGATGACTCAGATGTTTTCTTGTTTGGAGCACGGAGTGTTTACAAgaatatatttgatgatagaAAATATGTTGAGACATACTTCATGAAG GACGTTGAGAAGGAGCTTGGTCTAACAAGAGAGCAGTTGATTCGCATGGCACTTCTTCTTGGTAGTGATTATACTGAAGGTGTCAG TGGTATAGGCATTGTTAATGCTATTGAGGTTGTACATGCGTTTCCTGAGGAAGATGGCCTCCAAAAATTCCGGGACTGGATTGAATCACCAGATCCTACTATATTAGGGAAGTTTGATAACCAAACAGACTCAACTGCAAGGAAAAGGGGGTCAAAAATGGGTGATAATGTGAAAAGCTCCAAAAGCAAAATGGAAGAAGCATCTGCATCTCATGAAAACATTTCTGAGGCTCAAGAACAGAAGCAGTCTGCTGATCATACTCAGGACATAAAGAAAGTCTTTATGGATAAGCAT AGAAAAGTGAGCAAAAACTGGCATATACCTCCGATTTTTCCTAGTGAAGCTGTTATTTCTGCTTACATTTGTCCTCAAGTAGATAAGTCAACTGAGCCTTTCACATGGGGAAAGCCAGATCATTTTGTTCTTCGCAA ATTGTGTTGGGACAAATTTTGTTGGGGTAGCCAGAAGGCAGATGATTTATTACTACCCGTTCTGAAGGAGTACAATAAACACGAG ACTCAACTGCGTTTGGAAGCATTTTACACATTCAATGAAAGATTTGCTAAAATTCGAAGCAAGAGAATTAAGAAGGCTGTTAAAGGAATTGCTGGAAAACCATCCTTGGAGATGATGGATGATGCTGTACAAGAAGTTTCCGGAactaaaaagaaaagagaaagaccTGATGGATCTGGGGATAACCAATCAGAGAAATTTCCACAGGAAACAGAGCAAAGTGTTGTCAGGAACCAGAGCAACTATAGGAAGAAATCAATTCCCAAGCAATCAAAGAAACAGAAGATTCCCAGGGATGGGCTTGTTTCTGAGTCACCAACACTATTAGATGACAGAGAGGAAATTAGTAAAAAATCACGTGTGAGTGGAAGTTGCAGAGGAAGAGGGAGAGGCAGGATAGCGGGAAGAGGGAAGGGGAAAGGGGTATCTAAAACCAGCTCCAGCTCCAGTGATGGTGAGAATGAGAATGATGAGGATGTGGAGGAAATTCAAGTTGGGACATTAAAAAGGCCACTAGAAGTGCGAAAG TCAACACGATTGCGGAAGCCTGTAAACTACACCGCAAATGACTCAGACATTGATGATCTGGACAAATTATTTGACCAGGGgaatgaaaaatattttgatgGCAAGGTATCGGAACAAGATTTATGTGAAAATGCTGATTCTAGTCTTGGTCAAAATGAAAAGGATGATGTCAGAAATCCTTCTCCTCGAAATGGCTTGGATGAAGACTATCTTGCAGGAGGTGGGGGTTTCTGTCCAGATAATGGCAAAAATGACCAACCAAGTGTGAGCCAACTTGGTGATTCTCATCTTGAGGCTGATGCTTGTGAAGACTACAAGGCCGGGGGAGGGTTTTGCATGGAAGAAAGTGAAACTAGCCCAGATGACAACAG
- the LOC133818112 gene encoding DNA repair protein UVH3 isoform X2, producing MKYDLANNSTKSTSSPCEEDGWDDEEMILPDMHGVDPAVLAALAPSLQLDVKQKQKQDNVDKGKKIVPDKAEINVDRDDSCNQEKLDEMLAASLMEEESRSFYYKTSTSSAPYPVEEDGDMDEDENGDEEMILPAMDGEVDPSILAALPPSMQLDLLVQIRERLMAENRQKYQKVKKDPAKFSELQIEAYLKTVAFRREIDQVQKVASGRGVDGVQTSRIASEANREFIFSSSFTGDKQVLSARSEKYGDKQQAEDPSSAMHAPASTSKSNTVNGTKPNNSRRVFEDNIETYHDERGRIRVSRVRAMGIRMTRDLQRNLDLMKEIENERTNVECLINESNPAVLETSSGKKFPETSSDGAESVTLEYTNEDSVVNNGASVEISFEDDGDIKYFEGDDEIFAHLVAENPLKLSSDNIMSSRNLSCGSDSDCSWEEGTTEVKDKSFSDDDKLRTELPSKGNNNDDSEVEWEEGVCEFTEHTSSDSKKVTSKGNLEEDAELQEAIRRSLEDLDGQKSYSAMPEDDKLEVPKGYSCEGNRIIDSENKVEGPVFSGDDGRKQNRLPCEILDDVENLDDEGLASISKSSDSSGSPKISRILIGSPCEVRISSLEQPLQDANKSANLSKEAQAPFAESVAPLKAKEVNVAGEDLLCTSNKVEGFSSSFNKFAKDGSHTSVLCDDSPGDWVEDQKIATEAKPSAPLVETTNKAVYSLKALTNDLACDIENEENLTAKKSPENCFQEIGHSLENSSLRDNDVFRVEVTEASLEEEIQVLAQERMALGDEQGKLERNAESVSSEMFTECQELLQMFGLPYIIAPMEAEAQCAYMELANLVDGVVTDDSDVFLFGARSVYKNIFDDRKYVETYFMKDVEKELGLTREQLIRMALLLGSDYTEGVSGIGIVNAIEVVHAFPEEDGLQKFRDWIESPDPTILGKFDNQTDSTARKRGSKMGDNVKSSKSKMEEASASHENISEAQEQKQSADHTQDIKKVFMDKHRKVSKNWHIPPIFPSEAVISAYICPQVDKSTEPFTWGKPDHFVLRKLCWDKFCWGSQKADDLLLPVLKEYNKHETQLRLEAFYTFNERFAKIRSKRIKKAVKGIAGKPSLEMMDDAVQEVSGTKKKRERPDGSGDNQSEKFPQETEQSVVRNQSNYRKKSIPKQSKKQKIPRDGLVSESPTLLDDREEISKKSRVSGSCRGRGRGRIAGRGKGKGVSKTSSSSSDGENENDEDVEEIQVGTLKRPLEVRKSTRLRKPVNYTANDSDIDDLDKLFDQGNEKYFDGKVSEQDLCENADSSLGQNEKDDVRNPSPRNGLDEDYLAGGGGFCPDNGKNDQPSVSQLGDSHLEADACEDYKAGGGFCMEESETSPDDNSISGQVSAAVLDNSDLFHCSGMERSDACISEQIFYQANSTVNDEESKSRGLLPEKDEDYTQTTPVGTLHAMPYLRKKRRKS from the exons ATGAAAT ACGATTTAGCTAACAACTCGACAAAGTCTACTTCTAGTCCTTGTGAGGAAGATGGTTGGGATGATGAAGAAATGATACtg CCAGATATGCATGGAGTTGATCCAGCTGTATTAGCTGCTTTAGCACCGTCTCTGCAACTTGATGTTAAGCAG AAACAGAAGCAGGATAATGTTGATAAGGGTAAGAAGATTGTACCAGATAAAGCAGAGATCAATGTAGATAGGGACGATAGTTGCAACCAGGAAAAGTTGGATGAAAT GTTGGCAGCATCTCTTATGGAAGAAGAAAGTAGAAGTTTTTATTACAAAACATCAACATCTTCTGCTCCTTATCCTGTTGAGGAGGATGGTGATATGGATGAAGATGAGAATGGAGATGAAGAGATGATACTG CCAGCAATGGATGGTGAAGTTGATCCTTCCATACTAGCTGCTTTGCCTCCATCAATGCAACTTGACCTTCTTGTTCAA ATTAGAGAAAGGTTAATGGCCGAAAACAGGCAGAAGTATCAAAAGGTCAAGAAG GACCCTGCAAAGTTTTCTGAGTTACAGATAGAAGCATATCTTAAGACCGTTGCTTTCCGCCGGGAGATAGATCAAGTGCAGAAGGTCGCTTCTGGAAGAGGAGTAGATGGTGTACAGACTTCCCGAATAGCATCCGAGGCTAACAGAGAATTTATCTTCTCATCATCTTTCACTGGTGATAAACA GGTGCTGTCTGCGAGAAGTGAGAAATATGGAGATAAGCAACAGGCAGAAGATCCTTCAAGTGCCATGCATGCTCCTGCGTCTACCAGCAAGTCAAACACTGTGAATGGAACAAAACCTAACAACTCTAGAAGGGTTTTTGAAGACAATATTGAGACATATCATGATGAGAGAGGGCGAATTCGTGTCAGTAGAGTGAGAGCTATGGGTATTCGCATGACCCGTGATTTACAGAGGAATTTGGACTTGATGAAAGAGATTGAAAATGAGAGGACCAATGTTGAGTGTCTGATAAATGAAAGTAATCCTGCAGTTCTGGAAACTTCTTCAGGTAAAAAATTTCCAGAAACTTCAAGTGATGGTGCTGAATCTGTTACATTGGAATATACAAATGAAGATTCTGTGGTTAATAATGGTGCTTCTGTGGAGATTTCTTTTGAAGATGATGGTGACATCAAGTATTTTGAAGGTGATGATGAGATATTTGCTCATTTAGTAGCTGAAAATCCTCTTAAACTATCTTCTGATAATATCATGTCATCAAGGAACCTGTCTTGTGGTTCTGATTCAGACTGTTCCTGGGAGGAAGGTACTACTGAAGTGAAAGATAAGAGTTTCTCAGATGATGATAAGCTCAGAACTGAACTCCCTTCTAAAGgcaataataatgatgatagtgAAGTGGAATGGGAGGAAGGAGTGTGTGAATTTACTGAACATACTTCGTCTGATTCAAAAAAGGTAACTTCCAAAGGTAATTTGGAAGAAGATGCTGAATTGCAGGAGGCAATAAGGAGAAGTCTTGAAGATTTAGATGGTCAGAAATCTTATTCTGCAATGCCTGAAGATGACAAGCTGGAAGTTCCCAAAGGATATTCTTGTGAAGGTAATAGGATTATTGACTCAGAAAATAAGGTAGAAGGGCCAGTTTTTTCAGGGGATGATGGTAGAAAACAAAACAGATTACCTTGTGAAATTTTGGATGATGTTGAAAACCTGGATGACGAGGGTCTTGCAAGTATCTCAAAATCCTCTGATTCGTCTGGTAGTCCTAAAATTTCAAGGATACTGATTGGGTCACCATGTGAAGTTCGCATCAGTTCTTTGGAACAACCACTGCAAGATGCAAATAAAAGTGCTAATTTGTCCAAAGAAGCACAAGCACCATTTGCAGAATCTGTTGCTCCTTTAAAAGCAAAAGAGGTCAATGTGGCTGGGGAAGACCTTCTTTGTACTTCTAATAAGGTTGAGGGGTTCTCTTCCTCTTTTAATAAGTTTGCGAAAGATGGTTCTCACACATCTGTTTTGTGTGATGACAGTCCTGGTGATTGGGTTGAAGATCAGAAAATTGCTACTGAAGCTAAACCATCAGCCCCTTTGGTGGAGACAACCAACAAAGCTGTCTATTCATTGAAAGCATTGACGAATGATTTGGCATGTGATATTGAGAATGAAGAAAATTTAACTGCAAAGAAAAGTCCGGAAAATTGTTTCCAAGAAATTGGGCATAGCTTGGAGAATTCTTCATTAAGGGACAATGATGTTTTTCGGGTTGAAGTTACAGAGGCTAGTCTAGAGGAAGAAATTCAAGTTTTAGCCCAAGAACGTATGGCTCTTGGAGATGAGCAGGGAAAGCTGGAACGTAATGCAGAATCTGTTAGTAGTGAGATGTTCACAGAATGTCAG GAGCTGCTGCAAATGTTTGGATTACCATATATCATAGCACCAATGGAGGCCGAAGCTCAGTGTGCTTATATGGAGCTAGCAAACCTTGTTGATGGTGTTGTAACTGATGACTCAGATGTTTTCTTGTTTGGAGCACGGAGTGTTTACAAgaatatatttgatgatagaAAATATGTTGAGACATACTTCATGAAG GACGTTGAGAAGGAGCTTGGTCTAACAAGAGAGCAGTTGATTCGCATGGCACTTCTTCTTGGTAGTGATTATACTGAAGGTGTCAG TGGTATAGGCATTGTTAATGCTATTGAGGTTGTACATGCGTTTCCTGAGGAAGATGGCCTCCAAAAATTCCGGGACTGGATTGAATCACCAGATCCTACTATATTAGGGAAGTTTGATAACCAAACAGACTCAACTGCAAGGAAAAGGGGGTCAAAAATGGGTGATAATGTGAAAAGCTCCAAAAGCAAAATGGAAGAAGCATCTGCATCTCATGAAAACATTTCTGAGGCTCAAGAACAGAAGCAGTCTGCTGATCATACTCAGGACATAAAGAAAGTCTTTATGGATAAGCAT AGAAAAGTGAGCAAAAACTGGCATATACCTCCGATTTTTCCTAGTGAAGCTGTTATTTCTGCTTACATTTGTCCTCAAGTAGATAAGTCAACTGAGCCTTTCACATGGGGAAAGCCAGATCATTTTGTTCTTCGCAA ATTGTGTTGGGACAAATTTTGTTGGGGTAGCCAGAAGGCAGATGATTTATTACTACCCGTTCTGAAGGAGTACAATAAACACGAG ACTCAACTGCGTTTGGAAGCATTTTACACATTCAATGAAAGATTTGCTAAAATTCGAAGCAAGAGAATTAAGAAGGCTGTTAAAGGAATTGCTGGAAAACCATCCTTGGAGATGATGGATGATGCTGTACAAGAAGTTTCCGGAactaaaaagaaaagagaaagaccTGATGGATCTGGGGATAACCAATCAGAGAAATTTCCACAGGAAACAGAGCAAAGTGTTGTCAGGAACCAGAGCAACTATAGGAAGAAATCAATTCCCAAGCAATCAAAGAAACAGAAGATTCCCAGGGATGGGCTTGTTTCTGAGTCACCAACACTATTAGATGACAGAGAGGAAATTAGTAAAAAATCACGTGTGAGTGGAAGTTGCAGAGGAAGAGGGAGAGGCAGGATAGCGGGAAGAGGGAAGGGGAAAGGGGTATCTAAAACCAGCTCCAGCTCCAGTGATGGTGAGAATGAGAATGATGAGGATGTGGAGGAAATTCAAGTTGGGACATTAAAAAGGCCACTAGAAGTGCGAAAG TCAACACGATTGCGGAAGCCTGTAAACTACACCGCAAATGACTCAGACATTGATGATCTGGACAAATTATTTGACCAGGGgaatgaaaaatattttgatgGCAAGGTATCGGAACAAGATTTATGTGAAAATGCTGATTCTAGTCTTGGTCAAAATGAAAAGGATGATGTCAGAAATCCTTCTCCTCGAAATGGCTTGGATGAAGACTATCTTGCAGGAGGTGGGGGTTTCTGTCCAGATAATGGCAAAAATGACCAACCAAGTGTGAGCCAACTTGGTGATTCTCATCTTGAGGCTGATGCTTGTGAAGACTACAAGGCCGGGGGAGGGTTTTGCATGGAAGAAAGTGAAACTAGCCCAGATGACAACAG